Within Winogradskyella helgolandensis, the genomic segment TCACCATCAGCTAAAAGTTCCTCATAAATTTTTTCTCCAGGTCTTAAGCCTGTTATTTTTATATCAATGTCTTCTGGGTATCTTAAGCCAGATAAAATAATCATGTTAGTAGCAAGGTTGAAAATCTTAATAGGTTCTCCCATGTCAAACACAAAAATTTCACCACCGTTACCCATGGCTGCGGCTTCTAAGACTAATTGACAAGCTTCAGGGATCGTCATAAAATAACGAGTTATATCTTTGTGAGTTACAGTTAGCGGACCTCCTTTTTCTATTTGTTTTTTAAATAAAGGAATAACAGATCCGTTTGAGCCTAAAACATTTCCGAATCTAGTTGTTATAAATTTCGTATGTCCTTTTCCTTTTAAGCAGCTTACATAAAGCTCTGCAATTCGTTTGGTTGCACCCATTACGTTTGTAGGGTTAACAGCTTTATCTGTTGAAATTAAAACAAATTTATCAACACTGTGTTTGACAGCGATATCTGCAACATTTTTTGTGCCACCAATATTCACACTTACTGCTTCAAATGGATTATTTTCCATTAAAGGTACGTGTTTATATGCGGCCGCATGAAAAATTATTTTAGGTTTATATAGGTTGAATATTTGATCAATTCTAGTTCTATTACGAACATCAGCCACTATAGCGTCAATATTTTCTAAGCCTTGTTGTCTAAATTCTTGCTGAATATCATAAAGTGCAGACTCTGCATTATCGACTAAGATTAATTTCTTATAGTTATACAGGCTGATTTTTCTACAAATTTCACTTCCTATAGAACCTGCTGCTCCTGTTACTAAAATAACTTTATTATCGTATTGTTCCTCTAAATCAGGATTTTTTATATTAATAGGATCTCTCCCTAAAAGGTCTTCAATTTTAACTTCTTTAATTTGACCAACACTTAAGTCGCCATCTATCCAACTTTGAACAGGAGGGACTATTTTTACTTTAAGACCTAGTGAAAAAAGGCTGCCAGTTATTTGAAGTAACCTAGTAGGATCTATATTTTGAATTGAAATTATAACATCCTCAACATTATATTTTTGAATGAAGTCTTCATCAATAGAATCTATGCTATAAACTTTTAAAAGGTTTATTTTTTTTCCTATTTTACGTTCATCGTCATCGATAAAACCAACAACATCAAACCCGCTTTTAGTGTCATTCTGAATGGCATCATAGGTTAACATTCCAGAATTACCCGCTCCAAAAATTAAAACATTAGAAATAGATTGAAAATCTTGAGTGATGTGGTTATAAATAGATTTTATAAACAGTTTTGCACCAATAAGAAATAAGATGTTTAGTAGTAAGTTTATGTAAATGATAGAACCAGAGACATTAAATATACTGTCTTCTCCTAACGCTCTTCTGCTCAAAAATGTACAAAAGATCAGAATTGTCGCTAAAATATTAGCTCCAATAATAATATTTATAATGTCTTTAAACCCAGTAAATCTAACAACACCTTTATATGAGCCAACAGAAATAAAACTAATTGCTGCAGCGATGGCTACATATGGAATTTGGTTTAATAGATTGATAAAATCAAAATCAATTTGAAAATTATATCGAATTAGATACGCTAGGAAGAATGACGCTATTACAATTATTATATCAAATAATAGAACAAGCCATTTTGAAGCATATTTTTTCGATATTTTATTTAGAAAATTAATTAGCATGTTACAAAATACGCATTTATTGCAGAAATAACTCTTTCTAATTCATTATCAGTAAGATTTGAACCACTTGGTAAGCATAATCCTCTATTAAATAAATCATCAGAAACACCATTAAGGTAACTAGGATATTTCTTGAAAACAGGCTGTTGGTGCATCGGTTTCCATAATGGTCTAGATTCAATATTTTCTTTTTCCAATGCTAATCTTAAGCCTTCTCGAGTCTCTTTAGAATCTAAAAGAATACAAGATAGCCAACGGTTAGAGAAATAACCATCTGGTTCTTTGAGAAAAGTAATTGTATCTATATTTTTCAATGAATCGAAATAGAATTGATGGTTAGAGCGACGTTTTGCGACATGGTTATCTAGGGTTGTCATTTGTCCACGACCAATACCAGCAACGATGTTAGACATTCTATAGTTGTATCCAATTTCAGAGTGCAAGTAATGAGGAGCATTGTCTCTAGCTTGTGTTGCTAAGAAAACTGCTTTTTCTTTAAGTTTTAAAGTGCTAGTAACTATAGCACCACCACCTGATGTTGTAATAATTTTATTACCGTTAAAAGATAAGATAGAAAAATCTCCGAAAGTTCCACAGTTTCTCCCTTTAAATTGGCTTCCCAATGATTCAGCACTGTCTTCTACTATAGGAATATTATATTTTAATGCAATTTTGTTAATTTCATCCACTTTATATGGCATTCCATATAAGTGTACTGTAATAATCGCTTTTGGTACATGTCCTTTAGCAATTCTGTCTTTAATTGCAATTTCTAATTGTACAGGACACATATTCCAGGTCTCTCTTTCACTATCTACAAAAACAGGAGAAGCTCCTTGGTAAACTATAGGATTAGCAGATGCTGAAAATGTTTTGCTTTGACAAATCACTTCATCTCCTTGGCCAACCCCTAATAATATAAGACTTAGATGCAAAGCGGAAGTGCCAGATGCTAATGCAGCAACATGTTTGTCTTCATTAAGGTAAGATTGTATATCGTTTTCAAAGCCATTAACATTTGGCCCTAATGGCGCGACCCAATTAGTGTCAAAAGCTTCTATAATAAAAGGTAATTCATTACCACTCATGTGTGGTGAGGAAAGCCATATTTTAGGTTTCATATGTAAAAATTGTTAAGTAATTATTATATTACTATTCAATTTCATGTCAATAGAGGGATCTGGGACACGATCTAATTCAATAGTGTAAATATGCGTTATTATCTTGATTTAACCCAAATTAAAACGACAAACAGTAAATAATTACGTTCATTATTTTAATAAAACTATCAATTTGAAATTTCAATTAGTGTACCCCATATCTTAAACTTATACTTGTCACGAAACATTACATTTAATTAACTTTTTTAAAAAATTAGATTTGTAAGTTTACATGTAATTTAGTACTTTATATCTTTTTTTTACAAAGATAGTACTAACTATATTATATTTATCAACTTTTAAAATTGTTTAAAAAAGTTTAATCTAAATAGACAAAATGAATATCTTAATTACTTCGGCAGGAAGACGAGTTTCTTTAGTAAGATCATTTCAAAAAGAAATAATAAAGTCGAACCCAAACTCTAAAGTTTTTGCTTCAGATGCTGAGCCTATTTTATCTGCAGCATGCCAAATTGCAGATGGCTTTTTTAAAGTGCCAAGGCTAGATGAATCAGATTATATAGCTGTTTTGATTGAATTTTGTAAAATTAATGATATTCACCTAATTGTACCAACTATAGACACAGAACTGCTTGAATTGGCGAAAAACAAAGAAAAATTTAAGAAAGAAGGCATTGAGGTTGTGATATCATCCGTTGATTTTGTTTCTAAATGTAGAAATAAAAGAGTAATACATGAGTTTTTTGAAGCACACAACGTAAATGTCGCAAAAGAATTTACTAAAGATAATTATGAATTACCACTTTTTATTAAGCCGATAGATGGGAGTAGAAGTGTAGATACATTTTTAATAAAAACGCAAGAAGAGTTTACTGATTATCATTTTAGTAATGAAAAATTAATGTTTTTAGAGTATTTGGACCATGATGATTTTGATGAGTTTACATGTGATTTATATTTTGGTAAAGACCATAAATTAAAATGTGCTGTGCCTAGAAAGAGGATCGAGGTTAGAGACGGAGAAGTTTATAAGGCTTTGACAGTCAATAATAGTTTGGTGCCTTATATAAAGAAAAACTTAAACTATATCGAAGGGGCTGTTGGTTGTCTTACAGCTCAGTTTTTTGTAAATAGACGTGATGATCAAAAAATTTATGCTATTGAGATAAACCCGCGATTTGGAGGTGGCTATCCATTATCTTATCTGTCTGGTGCTAATTTCACAAAATGGATTATTGACGAATACTTACATGGAAAAACCATTGAAGAAAAATTTGATGTGTGGGAAAAGGACTTATTAATGATTCGTTATGATGATGAAATTTTAGTACATGGATATAAAGGTTGATAATACTACAGTTATAGTCTTTGATTTAGATGATACATTATATAATGAGTTAGATTTCTTAAAATCGGCTTATAAGTCTATTGCGATATTCGTAGAGCCAAACGATTGGAAAGCCTTGTATTCAAAGATGTTTTCATTATACAGGTGCAAGGTTAATGTTTTTGAATTTGTTGCTAATACCTATAAAATAGAAATAAGTTTATTGGTTGAGATGTATAGAAGTCATAAACCAAGCATTCAATTATTTGATGGTGTTTTAGAGGTTTTTGATGCTATTAAATCTAAAAATGGTAAAATAGCGATTGTTACCGATGGTAGATCGAAAACGCAAAGAGCTAAGTTAGAGAATTTAGGTGTTTTGAATTATTTAGATAAAATTATTATTTCTGAAGAAATTGGAACTGAAAAACCAAATTCAGCTAATTTTATAGCTGTTGAAAAGGCGCTAGCGGGAACAACCTATTATTACATAGCCGATAATTTAAAGAAAGATTTCGTTGCACCTAATACTTTAGGTTGGAAAAGCGTAGCTTTAGTAGATAATGGTAAAAATATCCATTTTGAATCTCATAAGTATATGGAGTTTCAGAATTTACCTCAACAATTTATAATTGATTTTAAGGATTTTAAAATCATATAATATCTAAACTTCTTGAGAGCCTTTAAATTCAGGCATATCCATGTTGTCGGAATTATTAATATCTTTTCTATTAATAACTTTATCTATTGTTTTTAAAATAATACTAAAATCTAAAGTAAACGATTGATTTTCTACGTAATGGACGTCATATTCGAATTTTTGTTCCCAACTAATTGCATTTCTTCCGTTGACTTGAGCCCAACCCGTAATTCCTGGTAATACTTCGTGTCTTCTATTCTGTTTTTGACTATATCGTTCGAGGTATATTGGTAATAATGGACGTGGACCAATTAAGCTCATATCACCTTTAATAATGTTGATGAGTTGGGGTAATTCATCTAATGATAATTTTCTACAAATACTTCCAACTTTGGTGACACGATCCATAGCAGGTAATAAATTACCATCTTGATCTGTTTTATCTGTCATGGTTTTAAACTTAATAATTGTAAAAAGCTTGCCGTTTTTTCCAGCACGCAATTGATAGAAAAAAGGTTTACCATTATTAAGTATGAATAAGCTAATAATGAGAAATATAAATATTGGGGAAATAATTAAAAGTCCAACAAAAGCGGCTAAAAAATCAAAAATACGTTTTATAAATTTCGTATATATATTCATATTATCTTATGCTTTGAGTACACCAGTTATCAATTGAACTAAATCATTGTTTATAATATTAACATCAAAACGTTCTTCTGCATATTTTCTACTATTAATTCCCATTTCTTTGATTTTTTCTGGGTGTGTAATAAAATACTCCATTGGTTCAATTAAAGCATCCAAGTTTTGAGGCTCAATTAAAAAGCCGTTGTAACCCTCCTTTACAGATTCTCTACATCCAACTGAATCTGTTGTAATAATGGGATTACCACAAGCACAAGCTTCTAAAGTAGTTCTTGGTAGCCCTTCTCTGTAGTAGCTAGGTAATACAAAAACATCATTTTGATGAAGGTGCTCTGGTATATTTTGTTGTTCACCATGAAATACTATAACTTTTTCTTTGTGTAATTGGTTTAGTTCGTCCTCACTTATTGCAGATGGTGAGGTTTCAGGTGAGCCAATTAAATGAAACTCTGCTTTTGGGTATTTAGCTTTCAATATCTTGGCAGCTTCCAGGTATAATTCAATACCTTTTTCTTTAATTAATCTAGCAACTAAAAGGAAACTAACATTTTCGGAAGGATTTTTTTCTTTAAAGCTAAATTGGTTAAGATTAACGCCTGAGCCACTAACAAAATCCACGTTTTGCTTCTTAGAAATAACTTTTCTATCTAAGAACAATTGGTAGTCATCTCTATTTTGAAAAACGATAACTTTATTTTTTCGAATAGATAATTTATATAATATTTCATTGAATCGTTGTAGCAGTCTCGCTTTGGTAGATAAGCCTGTAAATGCATAACCTAAACCAGTAATTAAAGAAATCACGGGTACTTTACATTGATTTGCGGCAATTGAACCGTAAATAACCGGTTTAACGGTGTAAGGGAATACGAGATCTATATTATTATCTCTTATAAGTCCTTTCAATTCATTTATCGATTGTAGATCTTTAATAGGGTTGAGGCCAGTTCTGTTTAAACTAAATTCTAATGGAGTTGCACCCAACGTTTCTAATTTAGCATGTATATCATCAGGATGTTCTGGAGCAGCGGCAAAAACCTGAAACCCATTTTCTATTAAACTCTTAATAAAATCTCCTCTAAAATTTATTAAAGAACCAGATAGAGATGCTATAAGCAATATTCTTTTTTTATCCATCGCTAACTAGGCTTGTTTTAGAAAATTAAATTTGTACCATTTCTGGAAACAGTAATAAGACCATACTCTAAAAGTACTATCTTTTTTGCTTTCTAAATGGTCTGTAACTAATTTGGTAATTACATCTGCATTAAATAGACCTTGTGATTTAAGCAAACTAGGTTCAATATAGCTTTCTAATTCTTTTCTGAGACTTTGTCTTAACCAATCTCCAGTAGGACTGCCAAATCCGCTTTTTCCTTTTTCTAAAAATTCATCTGGAAACTGATCTCTAAATGCTTCTTTTAAAATATGCTTTTTGTTCCACCCTTTCATTAAATAGCTTTCAGGTAGGGTATTGGCAAATTCCCACAACTCTCTGTTTAAGAAAGGAGCTCTACATTCTAGGGATGTCATCATACTAGTTCTATCAACTTTGGCTAGCATGCCACCTTCTAAACTTAAAATTTTATCTACAAGCCTAAAATCCGTTAGGGTTTCAATTTTTTGTTTTCCTAAAACATCTTTGTATTCCTGAAAAATATTGGGATCATAATATTCAGGTGCCATAATCTCAGCTAGTTGATTGCTTGTATTGGCTAAGGAAATGATATCCCAATAAAAATCACCTTCATAGTCAATAGCATTTAATAACTTATTAATCTGAAATTTTCTGCCACGCGTATCATCCTTATTGATAAGGTATTTATTGCTTAAACTAGCGATAGATTTATGAAGCCCTTTTGGTACAACACTAGTATATTTTTTGTTCATTTTACCAATGTAGTATTTGTTGTATCCACCAAATACTTCATCTCCACCATCTCCTGTTAAAGCAACTGTAACATGCTCTCGTGTTTTTTCGGAGAGTAGGTGAGTGGGTAGTGCTGCAGTATCTGAGAAAGGCTCATCGAAATTGATTAAAATTTCGTGAATGTTATTTTTAAGATCATTTTCATCAATTATAAACTCATGATGATTACTATTTAATTGTTTTGCAACTATTCTAGATTTATCAGTCTCGTCGTAAGACGCTTTTTTAAATCCTATAGAAAATGTATCTATTTTTTTATCAGTAGTTTGTGCTAAACATAGTGAAATAATGGATGAATCTACACCTCCGGATAAAAAGGTACCCAAACCTACATCTGCAATTGATCTAGT encodes:
- a CDS encoding polysaccharide biosynthesis protein translates to MLINFLNKISKKYASKWLVLLFDIIIVIASFFLAYLIRYNFQIDFDFINLLNQIPYVAIAAAISFISVGSYKGVVRFTGFKDIINIIIGANILATILIFCTFLSRRALGEDSIFNVSGSIIYINLLLNILFLIGAKLFIKSIYNHITQDFQSISNVLIFGAGNSGMLTYDAIQNDTKSGFDVVGFIDDDERKIGKKINLLKVYSIDSIDEDFIQKYNVEDVIISIQNIDPTRLLQITGSLFSLGLKVKIVPPVQSWIDGDLSVGQIKEVKIEDLLGRDPINIKNPDLEEQYDNKVILVTGAAGSIGSEICRKISLYNYKKLILVDNAESALYDIQQEFRQQGLENIDAIVADVRNRTRIDQIFNLYKPKIIFHAAAYKHVPLMENNPFEAVSVNIGGTKNVADIAVKHSVDKFVLISTDKAVNPTNVMGATKRIAELYVSCLKGKGHTKFITTRFGNVLGSNGSVIPLFKKQIEKGGPLTVTHKDITRYFMTIPEACQLVLEAAAMGNGGEIFVFDMGEPIKIFNLATNMIILSGLRYPEDIDIKITGLRPGEKIYEELLADGENTKKTYHEKIMIAKSRHVDISNVEKQINKLTAINSLTQPLEIVSFIKYLIPEYISNNSTYEVLDIKK
- a CDS encoding DegT/DnrJ/EryC1/StrS family aminotransferase; translation: MKPKIWLSSPHMSGNELPFIIEAFDTNWVAPLGPNVNGFENDIQSYLNEDKHVAALASGTSALHLSLILLGVGQGDEVICQSKTFSASANPIVYQGASPVFVDSERETWNMCPVQLEIAIKDRIAKGHVPKAIITVHLYGMPYKVDEINKIALKYNIPIVEDSAESLGSQFKGRNCGTFGDFSILSFNGNKIITTSGGGAIVTSTLKLKEKAVFLATQARDNAPHYLHSEIGYNYRMSNIVAGIGRGQMTTLDNHVAKRRSNHQFYFDSLKNIDTITFLKEPDGYFSNRWLSCILLDSKETREGLRLALEKENIESRPLWKPMHQQPVFKKYPSYLNGVSDDLFNRGLCLPSGSNLTDNELERVISAINAYFVTC
- a CDS encoding ATP-grasp domain-containing protein, with protein sequence MNILITSAGRRVSLVRSFQKEIIKSNPNSKVFASDAEPILSAACQIADGFFKVPRLDESDYIAVLIEFCKINDIHLIVPTIDTELLELAKNKEKFKKEGIEVVISSVDFVSKCRNKRVIHEFFEAHNVNVAKEFTKDNYELPLFIKPIDGSRSVDTFLIKTQEEFTDYHFSNEKLMFLEYLDHDDFDEFTCDLYFGKDHKLKCAVPRKRIEVRDGEVYKALTVNNSLVPYIKKNLNYIEGAVGCLTAQFFVNRRDDQKIYAIEINPRFGGGYPLSYLSGANFTKWIIDEYLHGKTIEEKFDVWEKDLLMIRYDDEILVHGYKG
- a CDS encoding HAD family hydrolase, translated to MDIKVDNTTVIVFDLDDTLYNELDFLKSAYKSIAIFVEPNDWKALYSKMFSLYRCKVNVFEFVANTYKIEISLLVEMYRSHKPSIQLFDGVLEVFDAIKSKNGKIAIVTDGRSKTQRAKLENLGVLNYLDKIIISEEIGTEKPNSANFIAVEKALAGTTYYYIADNLKKDFVAPNTLGWKSVALVDNGKNIHFESHKYMEFQNLPQQFIIDFKDFKII
- a CDS encoding sugar transferase translates to MYTKFIKRIFDFLAAFVGLLIISPIFIFLIISLFILNNGKPFFYQLRAGKNGKLFTIIKFKTMTDKTDQDGNLLPAMDRVTKVGSICRKLSLDELPQLINIIKGDMSLIGPRPLLPIYLERYSQKQNRRHEVLPGITGWAQVNGRNAISWEQKFEYDVHYVENQSFTLDFSIILKTIDKVINRKDINNSDNMDMPEFKGSQEV
- a CDS encoding glycosyltransferase family 4 protein; its protein translation is MDKKRILLIASLSGSLINFRGDFIKSLIENGFQVFAAAPEHPDDIHAKLETLGATPLEFSLNRTGLNPIKDLQSINELKGLIRDNNIDLVFPYTVKPVIYGSIAANQCKVPVISLITGLGYAFTGLSTKARLLQRFNEILYKLSIRKNKVIVFQNRDDYQLFLDRKVISKKQNVDFVSGSGVNLNQFSFKEKNPSENVSFLLVARLIKEKGIELYLEAAKILKAKYPKAEFHLIGSPETSPSAISEDELNQLHKEKVIVFHGEQQNIPEHLHQNDVFVLPSYYREGLPRTTLEACACGNPIITTDSVGCRESVKEGYNGFLIEPQNLDALIEPMEYFITHPEKIKEMGINSRKYAEERFDVNIINNDLVQLITGVLKA
- the asnB gene encoding asparagine synthase (glutamine-hydrolyzing), with the translated sequence MCGINGIIAKTNRNKDDIATILNTMNNLIIHRGPDEDGLFCEENDQFIVGMAMRRLSIIDLSSGKQPIFSDDKKIVIVFNGEIYNYKVLKSKLESEGVTFKTSSDTEVILKAYEKYGVESFQWLDGMYGFSIYDKNINKLFIARDFFGEKPLYYTHTDKEFIWASELKSIINTIDFTPNISKKGLNLYFRLTYIPAPHTIYENIFKLEANHFIEYDLPSHNTTIHKINAEPKPKASNISFEDAKAKTKDLVYKSVDTRSIADVGLGTFLSGGVDSSIISLCLAQTTDKKIDTFSIGFKKASYDETDKSRIVAKQLNSNHHEFIIDENDLKNNIHEILINFDEPFSDTAALPTHLLSEKTREHVTVALTGDGGDEVFGGYNKYYIGKMNKKYTSVVPKGLHKSIASLSNKYLINKDDTRGRKFQINKLLNAIDYEGDFYWDIISLANTSNQLAEIMAPEYYDPNIFQEYKDVLGKQKIETLTDFRLVDKILSLEGGMLAKVDRTSMMTSLECRAPFLNRELWEFANTLPESYLMKGWNKKHILKEAFRDQFPDEFLEKGKSGFGSPTGDWLRQSLRKELESYIEPSLLKSQGLFNADVITKLVTDHLESKKDSTFRVWSYYCFQKWYKFNFLKQA